The genomic DNA CTACCTCCAAAGTTCTATGCTCATAGCAGATTATCACtatttattacataaatgaaACAAGTGATAGCATTGATAAACATATAGGTAAGTATCTAAGCATATGCATTTACTAAATAATGGACAAATCAAGAGAGGACTAAGCATTGCTAAGCTATAAACTATTAACGATCCTGAGACATGGGTTCTAATCCCTGCTCTAGCATCATTTAACTTTTTGGCCTTGGGCaagtaatttttccttttagtatttttgtttcctcatctgcaattGGACAGATAAATTTCAAAGATCtaaattatttgttcattaattcaacaaatattaatcatCTTTTAAATGCCAGGCAGTATTCtagataaaaagaacaaaagcttGAATAAGAGAAAGTCTCTGCCCTCCTGTACATTGTAgttcatatttaatataatttgatCCTCATCTTAGTGAAAGagggaagaataaatattaacGTTTTAGAGAATGGAAAATAAAGGTATCAGAAGGCTTCCCTACTGGCACAAAGTAAGTCTGTATGAAGTTAAGCTTGGAATTCAAGTTTCCCAAACTCTAATCAGGTGAACTAACCAAGAGACAATTTTTCAAACTCTGCCTAAAGTAAATACTTGGCATAACGTTAATTTAGCAGATTCCAGATATTTATACTGGCACCTTATCAGCTGCTATATTGGCCTCATTTCAACAGGGATTTGGGCTGCTTTTACAAATAATGTCATGCTTTGCATTGCAAGCTATTCTTTAGGAAAATAGCCAGGCATTTGTTGCTTTGGAATTCAGTAGGGAGTTACCCCTAGTTCCTTTTAGCTTTATTACTGGAATGAGGTTAACTTTAAATGGTAGGGTAACATTTCTCACTtaagagataataaaattaaacatttagttGCCAAACaactcctctttttctttttgccctcCTACAGGTGGCTTTTCTGAGGTTTATCTCTTGATGTGTGTTGTAGCCTCGGgattttcattcatttgattAATCATAATATTTTCTAcgtctgctttaaaaaaatttgctttcttttaaaataacttcaccagtaaaataatttaaaaggcaaaatcatacaggattatttgtataaatcacAGGTTTTCTTACTAGGAATATTATTCTTTGATTCACAAACACTGCTGATGAGTCAGTATAACCTAAGTACACAAGTAAGAATCCTTGTCTTTGAGATTTTGCGAAGACTTTAATCAGATTGTTAGCTCCATAAAATCAGGGACTATGTCTGCTTTCCCTACTGTTTTTTCCCTAGTGCTTATCATAGGGCCTGGCAAACAGTAGTTGCTTAGTAAATATTGTAcattattaaatgatttttaaactcaCATGGTATCCTAAGACAATTGAAAATGGAGCACCTTGATACTGGAAGAGATTGTGAAACACAGTTTTTACAATGCTTATTTTTACAGGTATGAGGGTTTAGATCGTGCATTACAGTGTGTTGATTACATCAAGGCTGATGGACAAAATATTGGATGCAGATTTCCCTATTTGGAGTCATCAGACTATAAAGATTTCTATATTTGTGTTAATGGATCATCAGAAGACGAGCCTATCAGATccagttatttcatttttcagcttCAAAATATAGGTGATGTAAACCAACAAACAACTTCAAATTTATTGTATCTAGTTAGGCCATTTATAACCACTTAagaagggaatagagagaaaaagggaaggaaggaatgagagagagagagagagagagagagcactatggaaatgcaaaagaagaaaatagagagtCAGCAGAGTGTATGAGGAagcttttattaaatatataagtatGAAAGATAAGAAATTGAATAAAAGTTGGTATCATTTTCAGTTTAGAACTCACAATGTTATTTTCCATCTTTAGTTTGTCTGCTACATAGTACTTTTGTCTAGTGTTAGTGATAGAGTAACTATGAATACACTTTTTCCCAGGCCTCAATAGACAAATGGTTGGATATTTACTGAGTCCATATTTTTAGTTGTAATAGTTATGAGAGTGATAGGTTCTAGAGTCTgccagacctgggtttgaatcttagGTCTATCATTTTTCTAGTTGTGTGACTTCGGACAAGTTAATTAACATCTCTGTTTCAATTTCCTTAttagtaaaatgaggataatagagGACCACCTCACATGTTTATTGTGAGACATGAATGAGATTATGATGTAACATCCTTGGTACTTACAGTGTCTGACATAGCATAAGCACTAAATAAGAGTTATCTATTTGTAAAAGTAGTAGTAGTACTGATTGTGGTTGTTGTTTCTAATGCTACAAAATGGAAACATGATTGTAATTATTTGGGTCTTCTAACTTTTCTCTTGGGCTTAAATATTTGTCAGCGGGTGacttgtcaaaaatgagtttccAAAAATATAACCAAGTTTGTCAATAAACGCATCTTGGTTGGCAAGCAACTTCGATTTTAATACACATCATAGAGAATATTATTGAGACACTTGGTTTATCCCTGGAGGTTTCTATTACTAGATGTCCCTAGCTTTGGATAAAGGCTACTACTAAACTTCAACAATCTCCATCTTGAAATGGTTCCCTTTTGCTTTTCAGTTAAACCTTTGCCACCAAGCCATCTTACTCTTACTCGGGAGAGTTTATGTGAAGTTCAGCTGAAATGGAGCGTACCTTTTGGACCTATTCCAGCAAGGTGTTTCATTTATGAACTTGAGATCATAGAAGATGATACTACCTTGGTGGTATGaatattgcatttatttggaaaaatcGTAAATatagacttttaaataaaataccaaacATGAGAACCAAAATCAGTTGCATTCACGTGAGGGAAAGAACATGATATGTATCTTAGTTCAATTTCCAGAAAGCCAAATAAATTAGTGGataaaagtataattaattatacaaattttaaagttatatagGACCTCAAAGATTATCTAGTCACTTGTTTTCAACTTTGTGTTAATAAATTAAAGTTGCTGAAGGCCTAAGATGGATTGTGGAGAGGCCTcaagtaaaagtaaaagtaaaaaaaaaaaaaaaaaaaaaaaaaaaaaaaaaaaaaaacgaagaccACTTATTGAGGGACAACCATCAGGTCAAAATTACAGTATGACAGGTTTACAAGATAATTAGTTTTACCAGGCAAGAAGAGCTAGCTGGGGAAGTAGGCAATGGTTGCAAGACTAATTACTACCCCCAGCACCAACAATGTGGTGATACCTTTAACCTCTGTATAGTGGGGGTTTTTAAATCACTATAcagagtgatttaaaaaataaatatgatatgtGTAAAAATAACATATCACAATTAACCTTTAATTGTGATAGAGAGAAGTTGGTGAGCCAGTAGTTCTAATTCCTTAATTTcatatacagatgagaaaactggttGTTGAATTGACTTATATAGATCTCAGGTATGAAAACTCACTTGCAATCAATTTATGCAGCTAGGACTAGATTTCAGATCTGATTCCCAGTCCTCTTAAGTCTACATTACATCATGCTGATTCCTAAGATAAGTTGTACCAAAGGAAAAGCTAATATATTGGATGAGAAAAATTCTTCAGGTCTTTGAAATGCAAAATTGAAGTAATtgcttcagtgatttttttttttaactctgagATCACCCAACCTTGAGATAGTCTCATGACTGTACAAATTGTTTTGTACCAAGCCCCGAGTATTGTTATTCAGgttttatttccttattcttACTCCAAGCCCTTAACATTGTTATACAgatttttcttgttcttattaACAATCAGAATAAGGAAGtaagaataaggaaaaaagaaaaagctatatattaatatatgaactCTATAGTTTCCATCAGATGATGTCTCTGTCTTTTGGTAACTCAATGTACATAGCATTTTCCAGTTCATAGAATCTGGGAAATTTGACAGTAGCCCACATACTGAGTGTTATAAACACCAAGGCTACCTAGGAATTTTGCCCCCTCACACATGCTGCCCTTCACTATAAGTGATCCATTATCATTGtagatacaaaatatatattaagaatggaagaaacaatgatttaaaaatccCCACTGTACAGAGAGCTAATTATTGCGGGGATTATGCTTTTCTAGTCTTTTGATGCTTAACGTTTTATGTACTAAAACCAGCTTTGAAAGGGACAGATATGGAATCTGTCTAGCtgcaattaaattaaataatggcaTCTTATTTTGTCCTTGGCTTTCAGACTATTATAGTTGAAAATGAAACGTACACCTTGAAAACAACAAATGAAACCCAACATTTATGCTTTTTAGTAAGAAGCAAACTGAATATGTATTGCTCAGATGATGGAATTTGGAGTGAGTGGAGTGATAAACGATGCTGGGAAGGTATGAGCTCAAACGAGAGAAACTAAATAATGAGCGATTTGCTCACacaattaattttctttcagtataTTTTGTAATTACAAAAGTGAAAGACTTTCCCATGTAGTCTGTAAACGGAGAGGATAAGTTAGCAAGCACCTCAGTGGAACACAGACTTATTAAATGTCTAATATTCAGTGAGGACTATGAATATTGTTATACTTCTATTATCAACATTCTTGTTTTTCTGTCAGTAAAGATGATATCCTAGGTCTTTTGAAGGGATAACAGGAGcatattttaatcaatattttcttatgttttcagtATTCAAGAGAACAGAAATCTTAAAGCAAGCATAGTCAGCATACATTTGTTTCTGAGTATCTAATACTATTCCAagggaatatttttcaaattaagagGTCATGATTagtaaaatacatattcattCCATTCAGTTCCAACACTGATTTAACGTGATTTAAGATAAAGACATTTAAATTACACagcaatataaattaaaaagccTAAGTAATGAGGTAAAATATGATTGTGTTTCACAATATACTAGCTTTAAGTGTAGAAATGACTAATAAATGTTCAAAATTGATGGAAATTAACTCAGCATTGCTCTTTCaggtatatagatatagatgcagctataaatacatatattgatGTTGATACAGACAGATACTGGCATATCTATCAATCATTTATCTCCTTTCATATTGTTCCACTATAGTGGAATCTCTATTAACTCTACAAATATAGTGGCTTCATTGATCCCTTTcattccttaaatatttattaagcacctactatgtatcaggcTCTTTTCAAGCATTGGAGATATGGCAGTAAAGAAATCTCTACCCTCggggaatttatattttataccaaaTTGGGTAGAGATAGGCAATAAACAAAGAAGCctaacaaattatttcatcactaaggattatggagaaaaaaataaaaagacggGAAAACTCAACCAAGAGATATATGGAATGAGAAAGAAGACTTAttagttttatacttttcatttttgtcacTGTTTTAAACAAATCAGGAAACTCTAAAGTTATGCCTTGAATTATATCTTGTCATTAGTCAATGCATTATATAAAGTGTATATGGTGAGTTTTTAGCTATATcctcaaaatatatattctttcctGTATTTTACGTGCAGTCTTATCAGTGATAGTGATGACTAAGATTTCTTTTGCTTAAAGGGAAATCTCTTCTTCTGTTTTTGCGTACAGAATCTTGCTccatcgctcaggctggagtgcagtggtgtgatctccctgtaacctccgcttcccaggttcaagcgattcttatgcctcagcatcccaagtagctgggattacaggaatgcaccaccatacctgactaatttctgtattttgagtagagatagagttttgccatgttggttaggctggtcttgaattcctggcctcaggtgatctgcccacctcagcctcctaaagtgagattacaggcatgagtcactgtgcctggccctcttcaTAGAATCATAATGACTTTGAAATTAGGAGCAAAAAATTTATTGAGTTGCATGTGGTCTCAGTTCTTTAGGATATTTCTTATGTCATGTTTCAAGTTATAGAAAAATAGGACaataatatttttggaaataaaaaatatatcctcTTCAGGATTGACTCTTTATAGGGAAAACCAGTAGAACTTCAGCAAAGGCGCTTCCTGCCTTCCCACTGTTAATTTTACATAACAAATAACTTAGTAATTTCTCTGTATTATATTCTTGCAAATCTTATCTGAATGTGAGTTTGACTGATAATTTTCTAGTGAAAAACAAGATTGTGAAGaaataaggcaaagaaaaagTGGGATCAAGGGAGGTTTGTAGGTGTGTGGCTAAGATTCAAGGTCTTTTGTATTACTCCAAAACAAGTGAGAGGTACTAGTTTGGGAAGGCCAAACCTCATCTACATTTTAAGTTTGCCTAGGGATTGCTCATTTCTTACCATGCAGAAGAACCATTAAAACTCCATCcttaaaagaacaaagcaaaatcaaaaagaaaagaaaaaccttatcCCTCCCTTTGGTCTTTAAAATATGAGACAACTTTTAAAAGGCAACCTTAAAAGACTATTTCCATTACTCACACAGGAATTTTTACTGAAGAATACCTCTTGCTCAGTACAGTATCCTATGCTCTAAGTACATGTTTGACTTACTGAGAGTTAAGAGACACCCAAGACATGTTTGTCTAATCACTAGgctaatattttgtcatttttaaatggataattcacaaagtcaaattaaaaaaaatcatataaggAAAGAAGAATTGTGCTTTGGGAAGTTATTTTTCtaactgaaaatgaaatatgTCACAGTTCAGTTAAATACTTGTTCTACATAAAAAGTGCACAAATGAAAGGAATGCTGTACTCAAACACAACTGTGGTGTTTATGCATATGGCAGGGGTTTCCGAACTTAAGTCAGTTCTTCACTATTTATACAATAATTCAGTTTCAAAAACAGTGATAAATATCTAATACTTCCcctttttgtgtgatttttaatCCTAGGTGAAGACCTATTGAAAAAAGCTTTGCTACTTTACTTGATACCACTGGGTTTTATCtcaatatttattgtatttttaactgGTCTACTTTCGAATAAGCCAAACACCTCCTTAGAAATGGTGAGATGCGTAACATTATGATGTTTAGTCTGAGATaggagatttttttaatgttctgcaTTAGAACTGATGGagctacattttataattttgcctCTTTACTGTGGGTGTACAATTGATTTTGTATAGATTATGATGATATCTTcagaaaatacagtaattaaaaaaattagccttacAAGACTACGTTTTGAGGTgaatttacttttttcaaaatcaaactttagaacatgaaatattatttgactcTAGATTGGAGAGTGGTATAAGGAGACAGTTACAAGAGAAAAGCAGGATTGGGATAAAGAGAAGAGTGAATTAAAATGGTCATAAACTGAAACATATTACCAGTGTGCCACAGGCACAAGACCACATACAAATGATAAAACATGGTGCCTGCCTTTGGAGCACACACTCAAGTTAAGGGAGGCAGCAtccatacaaaaaaatataaccTTTGAGATGATTTTAGATGATTGCCATTTGAGTTGTACAGATAATGTTATAGAATTTCAGAAAACAGTAGGGTCACTAGGGGTTGGGGGGCTATAAGGAGGAGCTGCAATCTGGagacaaatatatttttgagacaggatttcatgctgtcattcaggctggagaggagtggtgcaatcatgattTACTGCAGCCTTGgtatcccaggctcaagcaatcctcccacctcggcctcctgggtagctgggacgacaggcatacAACACATAGCAGggctctatctctaaaaaatatttaaaaattagccaggcatggtggctaatttttaattttttttatagagatagagtCCCACTATTTTGCCtaggctagacttgaactcctgggctcaagccattcctcccatcttggccttccaaggttctgggattacaggtgccagccactgtgccccgctgaGAAAAATATCTCAATGCCGTCTTTTCAagatagagagaaaaatgaatgtgtaCAGAATGCTTCACTGTTTGCTGAATGCTCTTGTGCTTATTCTCTGAGTTGTTAATATTCAGTGAAATAGTTTGTGTTATTAATGATGATTTGTTAATAACAGAGTTctttctaaattccagaatttttCCATGATGAATGAAGAGTTCATGTTTCAAGAGACATGGTATTGACTCACCAGTTTCCAGTCATGGCCAAATGTTAAATACGAGTCTCAATAAAGTGAATTTTTCCTGCAAATGTTGAATACATCTTATTTAaaagtattgttttatttaaataggcTTTTGAGTACTCAAAGCCTCAGCTAGTAGTACAGTTTCTGGATTCTATTAAcagtttcttttttcataaattcaTTGTAAGAGTGCTGTATGTAGAGAAATCAAGGTATGAGTCAGGTTTTATATTTATGATGTATTAATAAAACAATGTGACTTCACAGCTTGCGCTCAGTCACAGAGATATTGCCAAATCTTGGAAGATGAAGTTctagcttttgttgttgtttgttttaaactgCACTTGGGATGAAAGTATACACTATCAAAAAATTGTTTGGCTTTAAATGTAACCTGTGAAAAGTATTAAGAAGCAAGAagttttaaatacattcatagtCCTAAATATATGCTTTGcatttcatgaagaaaaattGTGGGAAGAATGCAGTGTTTAAAAGGTTAAAAGTAATAAAGTGATTaggaatcatattttaaaaattggaagtcACAAACTACACAGTAAAAGCTTGAGAGTTTCCTATATTTTCTGATGCTGTGGATTTGTTTTTGGTTCAAGGACCAGAAGGCACAAACCTCTGAAATTAATAAGAAGCTTTCTAAAAGGACACCCAACCTTCAGGGAATGTGGTACCCTAGGTGTCGATAATTGCTTTAAAACTTAGGGAATAATGGACCCCAATCAAGATTATGGAATACAATCAAGAGCCCAGCTTTAATTTGGACCAGCTTCTATTTAGTACTATTCAGAGTAGAGTGGCCATCGCCTGGGAACTTATTAGAATTGCTCCAACCCCAACCTACTCAGTTAGCAATTTGCATTTTAAGAGTGTTCCCAGATGATTCATTTGCACAGTCAATTTGAAAAGTACTGATTTATAGTAGTATTTTAGAATAcaaaatgctaaaataatatAATGCAGAGGTAAGCTCACGGGAAGGGTAGCTACAGCTGTGCTCATCATTGCCACTGATCGTCtctaaaagatgaaataaaaagctaaaactgAAGTGTAAACCAGAATATCATCCTTTACTGTCACTTGTCATCAATGATAGGATGTACCACCATTTCCCTAAGTAGCCTTGTCCTTGTTAAACATTAAAACTCCTGTGATAGTGTGACTTAAGATGCAATATGATTGGCAATTACTGTCAAACTAGAGCTTGCTGAAGTTGTTCTTAGTGAGTTAAGGGGCgtaggggaggaaggaggaatgtGATGTGAAGACATCAAGGTGAGGTAGGGATATGGCAGGCAACCTAATCCTGAGAGGCTGCATGCATCTTGGAAACCTAGTATTCTAATTCCCTTGTTTAGTGCATGTACAACAAGCCCTACTAATTAAAGTAATTCTGAACTCTGTACCATAAACCTAGAAACCCCAATCAGAATTGCCCCAACAAAATGGAATCAAGTGGCACAGAATATGTATAGATTGGACCCTGTGCAAATAcccctggaactcctgacctgatagATATGTAAGTTTATTAATATTACAATAATGTAAGcccaaattttttttcatttttatttttttattattatactttaagttctggggtacatgtgtagatcgtgcagaattgttacataggtatacacatgccatggtggtttgctgcatccattcccccatcatctacattaggtattgctcctaatgttttctcttctcaatttcccaccccttgctatccctctcctagctccccaccccgcaacaggccccagtgtgtgatgttcccgtcCGTgcgtccatgcgttctcattgttcaacacccaggtctgagtgagaacatgtggtgtttggttttctgttcttgtgtcagtttgctgagagtgatggttttcagcgtcatccatgtccctgcaaaggacataaactcatctttttttatggctgcatagtattccatggtgtatatgtgccacattttctttatcaagtctatcattgatgggcttttggattgattccaagtctttgctattgcaaacagtacctcaatgaacatacgtgtgcatgtgtctttataatagaacaatttataatcctttgtgtatatacgcagtaatgggattgctgggtcaagtggaatttccattcctaggtccttgagaaatcgccacactgtcttccacaatggttgaactaatttacactccaaccaacagtgtaaaagcgttcctatttctccacatcctctccagcatctgttgtctcctgattttttttaatgatcacaattttttaaacaacttgaattcctgggctcaagtcatccttctggctcagtctcccaagtagctaggtttacaggtATATGCCATTATACCCAGCCGAAGTTAAATTTTTtgaactctaatttttttttcctttttcattatgAGGGAGTTTCAAGGTATTGAATATTTCCCCAATGCTTGGTACACAGACATTGGCTTAAGTCATTGCCCCCTCCTGCCCATCTGTCTTCTGCCACCTGGGGCTGCCCCAGCCCCTCACTTTGAATCCTTACTCCTAGGACTTCCCAAGATCTAGCAACTAAGGACTAACACCCGGCACAGAAGGAGTCCCTCAGGACTCTACTATAGGGCTAAAGTGAGCAAGGATGGCTTCCTGAGTATATGTCCTGTGCAATTATACAGGGCCCCATGTTTGGAAGGGGCTCAAACATGATTTAATAATCTGCTGTTGCCATCTtgaatttcttaataatttctgAAGAGGCCACATATTTTACTCTTCATCATTGCCTGGTAATTATTAGCTACTCCTGAAAGTCACCATCAGTTCTGATTAGTCTTTCAGCCTGTACTAGTAAAACCTAAGTATCatccatatttttatattgataaatCAGTGATTGAAACCTTATACATCACTTTAACCGACCTCcttccatccattcactcatccttCAATCAATGTAAACATTTATTGCTCACATACTGGATACCAGACATTGTGCTAGTGTAAATATATAGCTATCCAGCCTGAGTTAGTCATCTGCTTGAAGGGGAGAGCAGTACCATTTATCAAGTGTCTACTATAAGACAGCTTTGGTGCTAGGTGCTTTATATAtactatttgaatcttcttttgaAGTGACAGTGACTtcattaggaaagtaaaggactAAAAGACTGGCTATTCCACAGGCAAAGCAGTCCCGAGGGCTGCTGGCTGGccatttttgtggttatttctgGATTATGTAccaaacaaggggtggattattcatgagtgggcagttcctggaactgagggttgctcccctttttagaccatgtaAGGTAACTTCttgacgttgccatggcatttataaactgtcatggcactggcaGAAATGTCTCTTAGCATGTTAATGCATTATAATcagtgtataatgagcagtgaggatgatcaGAGGTCACTTTTGTTGCCATCTT from Saimiri boliviensis isolate mSaiBol1 chromosome X, mSaiBol1.pri, whole genome shotgun sequence includes the following:
- the IL13RA2 gene encoding interleukin-13 receptor subunit alpha-2 isoform X1, encoding MAFVCLAIGCLYSFLISTTFGYTLSSDTKIEVYPPQDFEIVDPGYLGYLYLQWQPPLSLDNFKKCTVEYELKYRNIGSETWTTIITKKLHYKDGFDLNKGVEAKIRTLLPRQCTNGSEVQSSWAETTYWISPQGIPETKVQDMDCVYYNWQYLLCSWKPGIGILLDTNYNLFYWYEGLDRALQCVDYIKADGQNIGCRFPYLESSDYKDFYICVNGSSEDEPIRSSYFIFQLQNIVKPLPPSHLTLTRESLCEVQLKWSVPFGPIPARCFIYELEIIEDDTTLVTIIVENETYTLKTTNETQHLCFLVRSKLNMYCSDDGIWSEWSDKRCWEGEDLLKKALLLYLIPLGFISIFIVFLTGLLSNKPNTSLEMNFSMMNEEFMFQETWY